The following proteins are encoded in a genomic region of Cryptomeria japonica chromosome 11, Sugi_1.0, whole genome shotgun sequence:
- the LOC131032494 gene encoding GATA transcription factor 9, whose translation MEATDMYIGSGYGTSLVGGMKSGVMTKLEASLQGDLFDHIDDLLDFSNEEIGGPIGENSINFPKCDIFCESSKTEAESCNLTVDGADESNPADLCVPCDDLAELEWLSNFVEDSFLENGPKPLFCPDFGVGLEKKHGEEQSSDKFRSSSPISVLESSSCSGKNSTLISEITVPGKARSKRSRVPVCNWASRILSPASSDIVLESGPNSSLSANAAVSSDSDYLVSEQAESYPSKKFIMATQGNKKKVQDPINVRKCMHCGIQKTPQWRAGPMGPKTLCNACGVRYKSGRLLPEYRPAASPTFSVEKHSNSHKKVLEMRRQKDSIKQPTSQAKQTYFGSEDDYLVHIEENYRLLI comes from the exons ATGGAAGCTACAGACATGTACATTGGAAGCGGCTATGGAACATCACTGGTGGGTGGAATGAAGTCAGGGGTAATGACCAAGCTGGAAGCAAGCCTCCAAGGGGACCTTTTTGACCATATAGATGATCTACTGGACTTCTCAAATGAAGAAATTGGAGGACCCATTGGAGAAAACAGTATCAATTTCCCAAAATGTGACATTTTTTGTGAAAGCTCCAAGACAGAAGCTGAGAGCTGCAATCTCACTGTAGATGGAGCAGATGAAAGCAATCCTGCAGACCTGTGTGTTCCT TGCGATGATTTGGCTGAGCTAGAATGGCTTTCAAACTTTGTAGAAGACTCTTTTTTAGAGAATGGACCAAAGCCACTATTTTGCCCTGATTTTGGAGTTGGATTGGAGAAGAAACATGGTGAAGAACAGAGTTCAGATAAATTTAGAAGCTCAAGTCCTATATCAGTATTGGAAAGCAGCTCTTGCTCTGGAAAAAATTCCACTTTAATATCAGAAATCACTGTACCAGGAAAAGCAAGAAGCAAGAGGTCGAGAGTCCCAGTTTGCAATTGGGCTTCAAGGATTCTTTCCCCTGCTTCCTCTGATATTGTATTGGAGAGTGGCCCAAACTCTTCCCTGTCTGCCAATGCTGCTGTCAGTAGCGATTCAGATTACCTTGTTTCTGAGCAAGCAGAATCCTATCCCTCAAAAAAATTCATCATGGCTACTCAAGGGAACAAGAAAAAGGTGCAGGACCCAATAAATGTCAGGAAATGTATGCATTGCGGCATACAGAAAACTCCACAGTGGAGAGCTGGACCTATGGGCCCCAAGACGTTATGTAATGCCTGTGGTGTGAGATACAAGTCTGGGAGACTTCTTCCAGAATACAGACCTGCTGCAAGTCCTACTTTCTCAGTTGAGAAACACTCCAATTCCCACAAGAAGGTCTTGGAAATGAGACGTCAAAAGGACTCTATCAAACAACCTACCTCCCAGGCAAAACAAACATATTTTGGATCTGAAGATGATTACTTGGTACACATCGAGGAGAATTACAGGCTTCTTATCTGA